In Chitinophaga nivalis, a single genomic region encodes these proteins:
- a CDS encoding isoprenyl transferase, with protein MSLKDKLDLQRLPRHIAIIMDGNGRWAKERGQDRLYGHHEGVESVRNIVETCAELGIGYLTLYAFSTENWDRPVYEVNGIMELLVNTIRKEVNTLSKNNIRLSVIGDMEMLPPQCQQEMEEAIALTSHNTGLNLVMALSYSARWEIVNAARKIALDAKAGTLNPDDVTPEVWEKYLCTAGLPDPELMIRTSGECRISNFLLYQLAYAELYFTETRWPDFRNEHLYQAILNFQTRERRFGKTSEQIQQNEEIIS; from the coding sequence ATGAGCTTGAAGGATAAATTGGACTTACAACGGTTACCGCGACATATTGCCATTATTATGGATGGGAACGGCCGTTGGGCAAAGGAGCGTGGACAAGACAGGCTGTATGGTCACCACGAGGGGGTAGAAAGTGTGCGCAATATTGTGGAGACCTGTGCAGAACTGGGTATCGGCTATCTGACGCTATATGCTTTTTCTACGGAAAACTGGGATCGCCCGGTTTACGAAGTGAATGGTATCATGGAATTGCTTGTAAACACCATCCGGAAGGAGGTGAATACCTTGTCTAAAAATAACATCAGGCTGAGCGTAATAGGGGATATGGAAATGTTGCCTCCTCAATGCCAGCAGGAAATGGAGGAAGCCATTGCGCTAACCAGCCATAATACCGGGCTTAATCTTGTCATGGCACTCAGCTATAGTGCCAGATGGGAAATAGTGAATGCTGCCCGGAAAATAGCGCTGGATGCAAAAGCAGGAACCCTCAATCCGGATGATGTAACGCCGGAAGTATGGGAGAAATATCTCTGTACAGCCGGTTTGCCAGACCCTGAATTAATGATCCGTACCAGCGGAGAATGCAGAATCAGTAATTTCCTACTATATCAACTGGCCTATGCGGAACTGTATTTTACAGAAACCCGTTGGCCGGATTTCCGCAATGAACATCTTTACCAAGCCATCTTAAACTTCCAAACCAGAGAACGGCGTTTTGGCAAAACAAGCGAACAAATTCAGCAGAATGAAGAAATTATTTCCTAA
- the porG gene encoding type IX secretion system protein PorG yields the protein MLKPILYPKYIVVSLLLMAGCLFAGKATAQNELEYVGELGFSVGAAQYFGDLNTRGALNTLKPAVGIYYRKYMNDYVGIRAHGRFMQLGYSDTYNKNEFQKRRNLSFNTNLWELALQGDFSFFRFEPGSLDYRFSPYLTGGASIFTFNPYTYLDGQKYYLQPMRTEGQGTALYPERKPYGKVAYAWVIGGGFKYNLSKTMNIGLEALYRFTQTDYLDDVSTTYAGIAAFPPLPNGQPTVAARLQDRSGATGTPLGVAGRQRGNSRDKDQYITIELTISFLFTAYRCKF from the coding sequence ATGCTGAAACCTATTTTATATCCTAAATACATCGTTGTATCCCTGTTGCTGATGGCAGGGTGCCTGTTTGCAGGCAAAGCCACCGCACAGAATGAACTGGAATATGTAGGGGAACTGGGATTTTCTGTTGGCGCAGCGCAGTATTTCGGGGATCTGAACACCCGGGGCGCATTAAATACCCTGAAACCTGCCGTTGGGATATACTACCGGAAATACATGAACGATTATGTCGGTATCCGGGCACATGGAAGGTTTATGCAGTTGGGATACTCCGACACCTATAACAAAAATGAATTTCAGAAACGCCGTAATTTAAGTTTTAATACCAATCTGTGGGAACTGGCCCTGCAAGGCGATTTTAGCTTTTTCCGGTTCGAACCGGGGTCGCTCGACTACCGTTTTTCACCTTACCTGACCGGAGGCGCCAGTATTTTTACATTTAATCCATATACCTATCTTGATGGGCAAAAATACTACCTGCAACCCATGCGTACAGAAGGGCAGGGCACCGCGCTCTATCCCGAACGGAAGCCTTATGGCAAGGTAGCCTACGCCTGGGTGATTGGCGGCGGATTTAAATATAATCTCTCCAAAACGATGAATATCGGGCTGGAAGCGCTTTATCGTTTCACACAAACGGATTATCTGGACGATGTGAGTACTACCTACGCCGGCATAGCCGCATTTCCTCCCTTACCTAATGGCCAGCCTACAGTAGCTGCCAGATTACAGGACCGGTCCGGCGCAACGGGCACTCCGCTAGGGGTAGCCGGGCGTCAGCGGGGCAACAGCCGCGACAAGGACCAATATATTACCATTGAGTTAACAATTAGTTTTCTTTTTACTGCCTATCGCTGTAAATTTTGA
- a CDS encoding NAD kinase — translation MQVALYSRGFITEDIANIRLLLDELQRAEIEAIIYEPFYQTLQLHIPFEEVPALFSKAEDLPGRIDFLISLGGDGTLLDTVCYVRDTNIPVVGINFGRLGFLASIGKDEIHDLVQAILNRTYVVDQRSLLHLDANIPLFGEVPYALNEFTIHKKDTSAMVKIHTYLNGEFLNTYWADGLIVSTPTGSTGYSLSCGGPIVFPDAGNFVITPVAPHNLNVRPIIVPNDSVISFEVEGRSDQFLCTMDSRMETIDSTVQLAIKKEDFKLSLLRLDDSNFLHTLRNKLLWGIDARNSIKI, via the coding sequence ATGCAGGTTGCACTCTATAGCAGGGGATTTATTACAGAAGATATTGCAAACATCCGCTTATTGCTGGATGAACTGCAGCGGGCCGAAATAGAGGCAATCATTTATGAGCCTTTTTACCAGACATTACAGCTACATATTCCTTTTGAGGAAGTACCTGCCTTGTTTTCCAAAGCAGAAGACCTACCAGGAAGAATAGACTTTCTGATCAGTCTCGGAGGAGATGGTACACTGCTGGATACGGTGTGTTATGTAAGAGATACCAATATACCGGTGGTGGGCATCAACTTCGGCCGGCTGGGATTTCTGGCCAGTATTGGTAAAGATGAGATTCACGACCTGGTACAGGCCATACTTAACCGCACCTACGTAGTAGATCAGCGCTCCTTGTTGCATCTCGATGCCAATATCCCGCTTTTTGGAGAAGTGCCTTATGCCTTAAATGAGTTTACCATCCACAAGAAAGATACTTCTGCGATGGTAAAAATTCATACCTACCTGAATGGTGAATTCCTGAATACTTACTGGGCCGATGGCCTGATTGTATCCACGCCTACCGGATCTACCGGTTATTCCCTCAGCTGTGGCGGACCTATTGTATTCCCTGATGCAGGTAACTTTGTAATCACACCGGTAGCCCCGCATAACCTCAATGTACGGCCTATTATAGTGCCCAACGACAGTGTCATTTCTTTTGAAGTGGAAGGGCGCAGCGACCAGTTTCTATGCACTATGGACAGCCGTATGGAAACCATTGACAGCACTGTGCAGCTGGCCATTAAAAAAGAAGACTTTAAACTGAGCTTACTCCGGCTGGACGACAGTAACTTCCTGCATACCCTGCGTAATAAGCTGCTGTGGGGAATAGATGCCAGAAATAGCATCAAAATATAG
- a CDS encoding POTRA domain-containing protein — protein sequence MLKCCYYLLGLLYLFTCHLPAAARDHAAPAFQHPVAANDTNYLVVRNIIVTGNKKTRTSVIQREISTTPGDTILLKDLAETLEERRKQLINTSLFLNVTANIKNWTGNEADLVFEVWERWYTFAFPIFKLADRNFNQWWVEKKHSLSRVNIGVRGIQENLTGRNDALNATLQFGYTQRVAFQYNLPYIDKHYRHGLGVLFSYSRNREVNDSTSDNKQRFFRQDNFVRQVYTIGVNYSYRKAINTRHQVFLNYNYEKVADSVALINPNYLGKGRTSVRFVDLIYRLTYIKADSWVYPLKGFSLTAEAAKRGIGPLSDIDDVRFRLNMVKYWQLRPKTFGALGIRSQAKFSDEQPYMNQQALGYSDDYLRGLEYYVVDGTSFLILKSTLRQELLSIKLKLPLVPKKFNMVPIRIFAKTYADAGYAYSKFPGNGFLNNHMLYTGGVGIDIVSFYDTCLRIEYSINQLGQKGLFLHTSVDM from the coding sequence ATGCTGAAATGCTGTTACTATTTGTTGGGTTTGTTATACCTGTTCACGTGCCACCTGCCTGCAGCTGCCCGGGATCATGCGGCACCGGCGTTTCAACACCCGGTAGCAGCAAACGATACCAACTACCTGGTGGTACGCAACATTATAGTAACCGGAAATAAAAAGACCCGCACCTCCGTTATCCAGCGGGAAATAAGTACAACCCCCGGAGATACCATCTTGCTGAAAGATCTGGCCGAAACCCTCGAAGAACGTCGTAAACAACTGATCAATACCTCCCTTTTCCTGAACGTAACCGCCAACATTAAAAACTGGACCGGCAATGAAGCCGACCTGGTATTTGAAGTGTGGGAACGCTGGTACACCTTTGCTTTTCCCATTTTTAAACTGGCCGACAGAAACTTCAACCAGTGGTGGGTAGAAAAAAAACATAGCCTGAGCCGGGTCAACATCGGGGTACGCGGCATACAGGAAAACCTGACTGGCCGTAACGATGCCCTCAATGCCACCCTGCAGTTCGGGTATACCCAGCGGGTAGCTTTCCAGTATAACCTGCCTTATATCGATAAACATTACCGCCACGGATTGGGTGTGCTCTTTTCGTATAGCCGTAACAGGGAAGTGAATGATAGTACCAGCGACAACAAACAACGCTTTTTCAGGCAGGATAATTTTGTTCGGCAGGTGTATACCATCGGGGTGAATTACAGCTACCGGAAAGCCATCAATACGCGGCACCAGGTTTTCCTGAATTATAACTACGAAAAAGTAGCCGATTCAGTGGCCCTTATCAATCCCAATTATCTGGGAAAAGGTAGAACGAGTGTACGTTTTGTAGATCTTATCTACCGGCTTACCTACATCAAGGCGGATAGCTGGGTATATCCGCTCAAGGGTTTCAGTCTGACAGCGGAAGCGGCGAAGAGAGGCATTGGCCCGCTCAGCGATATCGACGATGTACGGTTTCGCCTGAACATGGTCAAATACTGGCAGCTGCGACCTAAAACCTTTGGGGCACTGGGAATACGGAGCCAGGCTAAATTTTCGGATGAGCAACCCTATATGAACCAACAGGCGCTGGGTTATTCAGATGACTACCTGCGTGGCCTGGAATATTACGTGGTAGACGGTACCAGTTTCCTGATCCTGAAATCTACACTCCGCCAGGAACTGTTATCTATTAAACTAAAATTACCATTGGTACCTAAAAAATTTAATATGGTACCGATTCGTATTTTTGCCAAAACCTATGCCGATGCGGGTTATGCGTACAGTAAGTTCCCCGGCAACGGTTTCCTGAATAATCATATGCTCTACACAGGCGGGGTGGGGATTGATATCGTTTCCTTCTATGATACCTGCTTACGTATAGAGTATAGCATTAATCAGTTAGGGCAAAAAGGACTATTTTTGCACACGAGCGTGGATATGTGA
- a CDS encoding CBS domain-containing protein, with product MVARELITTVPILHPSDTGARALRLMNEYHLTQLPMVVESKYLALVEEDDILDLEDSDVPLESMEYSGTRPAIMEYAHLFEALKLFYDFKLSALPVITRENEYLGIITKDNLLAALAKYNGVKEPGGIISFEVDPRDYSLSEIARIAESNDVNLLSVNTMTNPATGKLEVVLKTNRQELHPLILTFERFNYVIKYVFAEEPEEELLKKNYDLLMNYIGM from the coding sequence ATGGTCGCCAGAGAACTCATAACAACAGTACCCATTCTGCATCCGTCAGATACAGGTGCCAGGGCGCTGCGGCTGATGAATGAATATCATCTGACGCAACTACCCATGGTAGTGGAAAGCAAGTATCTGGCATTGGTGGAGGAAGATGATATCCTGGATCTGGAAGATTCGGATGTGCCATTGGAATCAATGGAATATAGCGGTACCCGTCCCGCTATCATGGAATATGCACACCTCTTTGAAGCACTTAAATTATTTTACGATTTTAAATTATCGGCACTGCCGGTAATTACCCGGGAAAATGAATACCTGGGGATTATTACCAAAGACAATCTGCTGGCTGCCCTGGCCAAATATAACGGCGTGAAGGAACCAGGTGGTATTATCAGCTTTGAAGTAGATCCGCGTGATTACAGCCTGAGTGAAATTGCCCGGATCGCTGAATCCAATGATGTAAACCTCCTGAGCGTAAATACCATGACCAACCCCGCCACCGGAAAGCTGGAAGTAGTATTGAAAACCAACAGACAGGAACTGCACCCGCTGATTCTCACTTTTGAACGATTTAATTACGTTATCAAATACGTATTTGCAGAAGAACCGGAAGAAGAGTTATTAAAGAAAAATTATGATCTGCTGATGAATTATATCGGCATGTAA